TCTGCAACCCTAATAACCCGACAGCTACAATATTAGACACAGCTAAACTTGCAGCATTTTGTGAGAGAGTAAGTAAAAAAGTGCCTGTATTTATTGATGAAGCTTATATCGATTATTTACCAGACCCCAAAGCCGCAAGCATGATTGATATGGTTAAAAAAGGTTCAAATGTTATTGTGGCAAGAACATTCTCTAAACTATATGGCTTTGCAGGTTTACGTTGTGGTTATATCGTTGCTTTGCCAGAAACTGTAAGAAGTCTATCTGCTTACTCAACTGGTATGATGAGCTTAACAGCTCCAACAATTGCAGCAGCCACTATCGCTTATCAAGAAACTGAATTTTTAAAAGATGCACTAGAAAAAACTACAGCATCAAAAGAATACTTATATAGTGTGCTCAAAGCCGAAGGTTATGATTATATTCCTTCCTCGGCAAATTTTGTCATGTTCCCTATTAAAATAACAGGAAATAAATTTGCACAAGAAATGAATAAAAGGGGCGTAAGCATTAGAACTTGGAAGTTTAGCGAAAAAGAATGGTGCAGGGTTAGTATCGGAAGAATGGATGAAATGAAAGCATTTGCAGAAGCATTTAAAGATATTTCATAAAACAAACAATAATACAATGAAAAAATTTCTACTTATTTTAAGTTTAAGCCTGACAATCAACTTTGCTCAAGCTCAACAAAAAACTGTAAATCCACGTCCAATTACAATGTTGGAGTATGATAAAGCTAAAAAATATACCATTGCAGACCTGGACAAAGACACTTATGTTAAATTTGATAACATTTATATTTTAGATAGATACGAAGCGAGAAAACCGTATTTTATTACTGGAGATGATGGTTTAAAAAAACGTATAGATTTATATAAATTTTTAGCTAAGGAAGGAATGCAAGAGCTGGGTGTAATGGTTTTTTACACCACCGAGAAGGGGAAAATCTATCAGGCACTAATTCCTAATTTTACTGCCGAAGGCACAGTATGGGAAAAATACTTTCAAGATATTGATAACATCAATAAAGAGGAAAAAAACTTTATCTTAAAGTTATCTTATATCATTTCTAAAGAATTAAGCTATCAGCAATATAAGGTTTTAAATAGCGGAAAAAATCTTTCTGAAGAAGCTGCAACTTATGGTAGCGATATCTGTTTCCCTGGTGATGAGGCAGTGGCAATGGCTAATGGTTCAAAAAAATTGCTAAAAGACATTAAAGCTGGTGATGATGTGTTAACCATAGACCCATCTACCAAAATTACTACAGTGGTAAAAGTTAAAGAATTAACCCAGCACGATGCTAAAAACTATGCCTTAACCAAGTTAACCTTAATGGCAGAAAAGAGCATAAAAACTGCAACTGCAACAGAAATTAAATTAAGCACTAAAGTGCTACAAGCAACGCCAAATCATCCAATGCTTACCAAAAATGGCAATTTTAAAATTGGAGCGATAAAAGAAGGCGAAGAAGTGCTTTGCTTAAATGAATTAACTGGCAAATATGAAGCTTTTGTAGTTTGGAAAAAGGAAGAATTTGCTGGCGGAACACAAAAAGTATACAACATGGTTGCCTCTGCAGGAACTACTTTTGTAATGAATGGCGTAATGGTAATGCAGAAATAATTGTTTTAGAATATACTATAGAATTAGTTACAACTTATTATCTTAGCGAAATAAGATGTAACTAATTTTTAATGAAATATTTTTGTGTTTTTATTATCGCCCTGCTAATTTGTAATTTAAGTTACAGTCAAGAAACTCCTCGAAGCACGCAATACATTTTCAATAATTATTTATTAAATCCTGCCTTATCTGGCATAGACAGTTATATCGACGTAAAATTAGGCTACAGAAAACAATGGTCGGGATTAGACGGAGCACCTAGCACACAATACGCTTCGCTTAGTATGCCCATGGGTGAAGAGTTTGTAAGAAGCTCTGTAAATTCATTTAATTCTAAAGGCTACAATCCGTTAAGCAGAAGTTACGTAAACACTTATACTGCTGCAGAACCACACCATGGCATAGGTTTAATAGCAATGACAGATAAAGCCGGCTTAATAAGACAAAGTAGTTTTAACTTCACCTATGCTTATCACTTGGGCATTAGCAATGATGTAAATTTAGCTGTTGGAGCATCTGCCGGAATTAATTTTCTAAGTTTTAATGCTACTGATGTAATTGCACAAAGCAGTAGCGACCCATTATTTACAGCTGATTACAACAATAGATTTAGACCCGATGTTGGTTTTGGTTTATGGTTATACAGTCCGAGATTTTTCATGGGCGCTTCTGCAAAACAACTTTTAGGCTCTAGAAGTGCAATTGAAGACAACAAGTCGGTATCGTTACCTTATCAATCTACCACCGTTTATGCAACTGCAGGATATAAAATATTTTTGGATGAAGATATTGCAATGATCCCTTCATTTTTAGCAAGCTACCATTTAAATTCTCCTGCTGCTGTAGATGCCAATTTGAAGTTAGCTTATCAGGATAGATTTTGGGTTGGTACAAGCTATAGAAATAATGATGCATTCTCAATGCTTGCAGGCTTCAATGTTGCAGCATTAGTTAACTTAAGTTATTCTTATGACATCAATACATCGGCATTGCGTTCTGTTAATCGTGGCACACATGAAATTGTACTAGGCTTTTTGTTAAATAATCGTTATCAGGTTAGGTGTTCTACTCGACAGTTTTAACGCAAAATAGTTATACTCCCACTTATTGGCTTACATTCTGAACGTAAATCTATCAAGTAAAAATAAACGCCCGCAGGCAAGTCTTTTCCTCTAAATCTACCATCAAAAGGCTTGGTATAATTACCTATAGATTCATAAACCAATTGTCCGTCTCTTGTGTAAACTTTGATATTGTTGCCTTTATAATCTGGTAAACCGTTAACCATCCAAAAATCATTCAATCCATCGCCATTTGGTGTCATTACGTTACCTAACTCTAAGTTATCATGTGTAACTTCAATATGGATTTTGGTGAACGTGCTCTCACAAGACCCCAATTTTCTTTTAATATAATAATCGGCAGTTTTACTTACCTTAAAGTTGAAAACACCGGTTGAAGTTTCCAAAATTGGTTTATCATCGCCCATATCAGCAAATAATTGATAAGTTCCCTCTTGCTTCCCAATGATAGGCACGGCAATATCAGACACATAACAAATCCTAATATCACTTACAACGGGAGCTTCTATTTTAAATGGCTCATCTAAAATTTCATAAACCTGACTAATGGCATAACCACAACTAGATTTATCCCTAACCTCTAAACGATATTTACCACTCCCCACATCAATTAAATCTTTGGTAAATTGAACTGCCTCTCCAGCTTCATTTATCCATTTATAATCGTACTCTGGCACACCACCAACAACTTGAATACCTTTTACAGAGCCGCGTTTTAAGCTACAACCATCTTTTACTGTAACACCGCTATTTGGTGAGATTGTTAATTTCGGTGTTGCCGTAATTACAAATGGACCATGAACAGATTGGCAATTATTAATATCCCAAGCATATAAGGTATAACTACCTGCTGGGATGTTTTTGATCTCTGAAATTGTGCCTGGGATGATGGTTCCAGCTTCATTTCTCCATTCGAATCTTGACGGTCTTACTGTTGATGTATAATTGAGAGTGACGCTACCGTTAATAAGCTCGCAAGTTGTATTAATTTTGGTTTCAGTATAAGTAAATAACTGCGGTTCTAAAGCTGTAACTATAAAGGGCCTGCTAATTGCACAGGTATAAAGTGTATTACTTGCCGTAAGCGTATAGGTTCCAGGCGCTAAATCCGTTAAACCTATTTGCATACCACTTGAATAAGTTCCTTTTTTTAGAGAAACACCCGCTGCGTCTTTCCATTCGTAATAATCTGCATCTGTAATTGTCGGGCTACTAATTATTCCATTGTTTAAGCCGCATCTACCAGGTGTAATTGCACCACCACTAATAACTACCGTATTGTAAATACTGATGTTGTATCTTTGAGAAACAGGAGAACATTGGCCTTGATCATAAATCATGATTGTATAACCTCCACCTTCTACATTTTCTAAATCTAACGAAGTTGAAACTTCAGTTGTGCCCATTGCACCAGTTACCGGATCATGCTTAAACCATTTGTAAGTTGCTGTACCTGTTACATCATCCCAAACAATTCCTTTTATAGAGCCATTAGCCTTTCCGCAAGCTGCCGCAACTGATACACCTTGTGTTTTAATTTTTGGCTGTGGTTTTCTATTAATAGTTATCGGGTCAGAGTCTAGTTTACAGCTTGCATCATCAGTTACCCGTACAAAATAAGTGCCTTCTGGCAAGGAAGCTGGATTATTATTGCTTACAACCGCATTCGCAGTGTTTATCCATTGGTAACGAATAGTTCCCTTTCCTCTTAAAACTTCTGCAGTAAAAGTAAAAACAGTTTGTCCGCAAGCCGGAGTTGGAGGTATTATAGTCGGTTTAGTTAATTTTTGGTCTTTAACAATATGTATACTTGAAAAAGCTTTACACCCATCATCAATTGTTACTTCATAAGTACCCACATCTAACCCGGTAATGCTTTGAGTATTTCCCTTTGATGTACGACTATTATCTGTTTCTATTTTAACCCAACTAAATGTAAATCCTTCACGATCTTCT
The sequence above is drawn from the Pedobacter frigiditerrae genome and encodes:
- a CDS encoding histidinol-phosphate transaminase; translation: MANTFNRRSWIKSTAIMAGAATFFSGALNKISAMPRSIQQRVLSDSFADKFAVLRAQPTMKARLSANENPFGPSKAAKKAMKKALDTSYQYPFMHMRELTSKIAAHEGIQGGNIMMDAGSSPILLAASLFYAKNGGEIISADPSYNDLPADAEKHGAKWIKTALTSDYKIDLDAMEAKINDKTALIYICNPNNPTATILDTAKLAAFCERVSKKVPVFIDEAYIDYLPDPKAASMIDMVKKGSNVIVARTFSKLYGFAGLRCGYIVALPETVRSLSAYSTGMMSLTAPTIAAATIAYQETEFLKDALEKTTASKEYLYSVLKAEGYDYIPSSANFVMFPIKITGNKFAQEMNKRGVSIRTWKFSEKEWCRVSIGRMDEMKAFAEAFKDIS
- a CDS encoding Hint domain-containing protein, yielding MKKFLLILSLSLTINFAQAQQKTVNPRPITMLEYDKAKKYTIADLDKDTYVKFDNIYILDRYEARKPYFITGDDGLKKRIDLYKFLAKEGMQELGVMVFYTTEKGKIYQALIPNFTAEGTVWEKYFQDIDNINKEEKNFILKLSYIISKELSYQQYKVLNSGKNLSEEAATYGSDICFPGDEAVAMANGSKKLLKDIKAGDDVLTIDPSTKITTVVKVKELTQHDAKNYALTKLTLMAEKSIKTATATEIKLSTKVLQATPNHPMLTKNGNFKIGAIKEGEEVLCLNELTGKYEAFVVWKKEEFAGGTQKVYNMVASAGTTFVMNGVMVMQK
- a CDS encoding type IX secretion system membrane protein PorP/SprF, translated to MKYFCVFIIALLICNLSYSQETPRSTQYIFNNYLLNPALSGIDSYIDVKLGYRKQWSGLDGAPSTQYASLSMPMGEEFVRSSVNSFNSKGYNPLSRSYVNTYTAAEPHHGIGLIAMTDKAGLIRQSSFNFTYAYHLGISNDVNLAVGASAGINFLSFNATDVIAQSSSDPLFTADYNNRFRPDVGFGLWLYSPRFFMGASAKQLLGSRSAIEDNKSVSLPYQSTTVYATAGYKIFLDEDIAMIPSFLASYHLNSPAAVDANLKLAYQDRFWVGTSYRNNDAFSMLAGFNVAALVNLSYSYDINTSALRSVNRGTHEIVLGFLLNNRYQVRCSTRQF
- a CDS encoding gliding motility-associated C-terminal domain-containing protein yields the protein MRFLRFFILVATLFCFNKVFAQTYNVTSTADSGPGTLRQGLLNAAAANRTTPFVINFQLSGDPTDNANRTIRLRSALPIITSNTIIDGSSQAWPALGVSGAKIIIEPENSNTTFSGLVIGQFSSTGLQTTAVEIYGLYLRNFATITNLQSVNTSQGSGIIIDYRSNDITIGAPGKGNVISGNINGILIQNSTVFVTPNPLSKLKVRSNIIGLFYDGITANTNVYGVSASLYDCSLDVGGDNAGEGNVIAANRINLDIKRFSSTSTRFDINIINNKIGVDATGLKDFHELPIFLSSSSLEIAGLKVDAVNSALYVRNNVIGGNRTVGVSITNSDFILTGNTIGTDIIGNINLGNGIGVQIGNNAIGTIGGGATEEKNSIAYNNFGIETTSSKAVKITRNSMYCNKTFGIGKTLSILQPYIQILKKRADYVSGKATPNSEVELFFSQNCNGICEGKTYIKTVQAGSDGKWEYNGALSGNVTATASLLNATTSPFSTADLLPNEAIIEPVTCNGNGSITIPEDREGFTFSWVKIETDNSRTSKGNTQSITGLDVGTYEVTIDDGCKAFSSIHIVKDQKLTKPTIIPPTPACGQTVFTFTAEVLRGKGTIRYQWINTANAVVSNNNPASLPEGTYFVRVTDDASCKLDSDPITINRKPQPKIKTQGVSVAAACGKANGSIKGIVWDDVTGTATYKWFKHDPVTGAMGTTEVSTSLDLENVEGGGYTIMIYDQGQCSPVSQRYNISIYNTVVISGGAITPGRCGLNNGIISSPTITDADYYEWKDAAGVSLKKGTYSSGMQIGLTDLAPGTYTLTASNTLYTCAISRPFIVTALEPQLFTYTETKINTTCELINGSVTLNYTSTVRPSRFEWRNEAGTIIPGTISEIKNIPAGSYTLYAWDINNCQSVHGPFVITATPKLTISPNSGVTVKDGCSLKRGSVKGIQVVGGVPEYDYKWINEAGEAVQFTKDLIDVGSGKYRLEVRDKSSCGYAISQVYEILDEPFKIEAPVVSDIRICYVSDIAVPIIGKQEGTYQLFADMGDDKPILETSTGVFNFKVSKTADYYIKRKLGSCESTFTKIHIEVTHDNLELGNVMTPNGDGLNDFWMVNGLPDYKGNNIKVYTRDGQLVYESIGNYTKPFDGRFRGKDLPAGVYFYLIDLRSECKPISGSITILR